The Psychrobacillus sp. FSL K6-2836 nucleotide sequence TTATCCAATGAATAATCCGAATTACATGGAGATTATTTATCAAGAGGTGGACCGTGCAAAAGAACATGGCGTATTTAACGAATCGATGCATTATGCAAGTGGAATTCACGGCGATATTCATGATGTATTCGCTTTTTACGAAGAAGCTTTTACAAATGCTCGCTCTGAAGAATATAAGCATTTAGTGATGACGGTTTCAATGAGTATTAATAGTCCTTCGCATGGGGGTCTTTAGTGTGCTGAAGTCTTGGAAGTTAAAAGAGATTGTACTTATGTCTTTATTTGCAGTTGTATTTGGTATTGTTTACTTGCTATTTTTGCATGTCGGCAATATTTGGGCTGGGTTTATAGGACCGATTGCATATGAGTGGATTTTTGGAATTTGGTTTATCGTGTCAATTATTTGTATGTATATTATCCGCAAGCCTGGTGCTGCCGTTGTTTCGGAAACTATTGCCGCAGCAATTGAGGTGTTATTAGGGAATGCGGTTGGTCCCCGTTTAATACTTTCAGGGGTGATTCAAGGTTTAGGTGCAGAGGCAGTATTTGCTGCGACGCGTTACAAGCGTTTTGACCTATGGGTGCTGATACTTGCCGGTGTTGGATCTTCAGTATTTAGTTTTGCTTATGGTTATTTGTTAGGTGGGTTTACGGTGTATAGCACGAGCTATGTAGCATTAATGCTCGGAATTCGTATACTAAGCGGGGCTTTGCTTGCAGGTGTTGGTGGAAAGGCAGTAGCAGACGGATTACTTGCGACCGGTTCGCTTCGTGGCTATGCCATCTCTCGTTCGAAAAAGGGTGAGGTTCGTGCATGAGGTTATTCAATTTGATAAAGTAAGTTTCCGTTATCCCGACGAGGAAAAATGGATTTTAAATGACTTTTCTTTTACCGTACAGAAAGGGTCCAGGGTTGTTTTAACTGGACCTAGTGGTTGTGGGAAAACTACACTACTTTACCTGTGCAATCGATTATATCCAGATAACTGCGACGGTATTTTGACGGGTAAGATTAAGCTATTCGGGAAGGACAGTTCGATGTTCATTCCCGGGGAAATAAACCGTAGAATAGCGACCGTCTTTCAAGATCCAGATGCTCAATTTTGCATGCAAACAGTCGAAGAGGAACTTGCTTTTACGCTTGAAAATTTGCATACTAAACGCGAAGAAATGGAAAAAAGAATCTCTGACGTGCTAACTTTAACCGAATTAACTGAATTTCGGCACGCAACTATTCAGAAACTCTCTGGCGGACAAAAGCAACGTATCGCGACTGCCTGCGCACTTATTATGGATCCAGAAATACTGCTGCTAGATGAACCAATCTCTCATTTAGACCCTTATACCGCGAAAAAGTATGTAGAGTGGTTAGATGATTTACAGCAAAAACGAAAGATGACGATAGTAGCCATTGAGCATCGATTGGATTTATGGGGAGGCTTTTTTGAAAGAAGTATTTCCTTGCATAAAGGCGAAGTAGCTCCTAAGTTAGAAAAACGAACAAGCAGTATACGGGCAAATGCTTCATTAGTAGTTAGTAAAGTACAAGCAGAACCCATTTTGCAAGAAACCACCTTTACATTAAATCATGGTGAAATAACAGTTCTTGCCGGACCAAATGGTAGCGGAAAGTCTACTTTGTTGAAATCATTATGTCAACTAGTTCCTTCGAGTGGCAGTGTAGAACCGAAGTATTTAGGATATGTTCCTCAATCTCCTGAGTTTTTATTTCTCACCAAAAATGTGCGAGATGAAGTTGGTTATGGTGGCGGAAATAATGTGGATGAAATGTTGACTAGATTGCAGCTGCTACCTATTACGGATTCCCATCCCTTTGCAGTAAGTCATGGGCAAAAGCGACGAGTGGCTATCGCAGCCATGCTTTGTGATGGACGCGATATTATACTCATGGATGAGCCAACTTCCGGTCAGGATGCGGCAGCTTTGACCGAGTTACTTCAATTAATCGATGAACGTGCACGTGCTGGAACTACTTTTTTAATCGTCACGCATGATATGGAGTTCGCCCATTGTTTGGCCGATTCTATTTTATTGATAAATAATGGTCGCTTGACTGGAAAGTTTGTAGCTGAAACTCTATGGCAGAATGAGCAGTTATTACTGGATCACCACTTACTTCCACCGAAAGGATTGATGTGTCGTGAAGAATGCTTTTCATAGGATGAATCCTTCGGTGAAGTTTTTAGTAATTACAATTTGTATGTTCACGATGGCATTTTTCTTTGACCCTTGGACTCCCCTTGTGTTTTTGGTCGGTGTGCTGTTGCTACAAGTTTTCTTCAGCCAGATCGACTGGAAGAAATGGTTGTTGTTTATGCTTCCTTTTTTTGTTACTGCTTTTGGTTATTTCTGGACCACACTTATCTTTGCTAAGGAAAAATCTGGTCCTATCATTTGGTCAATCGGATCTGTTGGTGTAACAGAAATCCAGCTAGATCATGCACTTTCATTGACCTTTCGCGTACTGGCTTTTTCTAGTTTGTCTCTGCTATTTGCGCTAACAACTAATCCAGTTACTTTCATATTGAGCTTAATGCAGCAATTGAAACTATCTCCCAAAATTGCTTATGGTATTTTAGTAGGCTTTCAGTTTTTACCTGTTTTAAAAGACGAGTTCATACAAATTCAACAAGCACAACGATTGAGAGGCATTGTCCAGAAGAAAAATGCCTTGCAACGGATACTTGCATCTCGTCTAGTGCTTATCCCCTTACTTGCGGGTGCTGTTCGTAAAGCGGAGCGATCTGCTTTCGCCATGGAAGCAAGGGGCTTTACAGGAGAGCCGAGAAATAGTTTCTTTCATGTTATTTCAGTAAGTAAAGTAGATGCCTTGATAGTAGTACTGTTTTTATTCGTTTTAGTTTTAAGCTGTACGAACTCCTACTGGCTTAGTTAAAATAGAGGCAGAACTTTTATGATTTTAACAAAATGTTAAAATGTAGTGCAGTACTAGGAAATGATTGAGAGAGGAAAGGAGCGTACTTAGTACGTGACGGACCGAACGAATGAAGTTGACGACGTAATGGGCTGCATATCAACATTTGCAAAGGAGTGATGGGGATGTCGTCAGTTGTATTACTTCGAGGGATCAATCTTGGAGCAAAAAATAAGGTAGATATGAAATCCTTAAAATCTCTTTTTGAAGAGATGGGCTATAGAAATGTACAAACCTATATTCAGACCGGAAACGTGCTTGTTGAACAATCTAGTATTGATGCACCTGCTATAGAGGCAGCTCTCCGAGAATCATATGGATTTGAAATACCAGTAGCAGTTCGTTCTAAAGAAGAATTGGAGGAGATTAGGCAACATTCTATCTTCTCCAAGGAGCAAGTGTATGTCATGTTTTTAGCTCAGGAAATTTCTAAAGAGCAACAGGAGATGCTTACGAGCTTAATCGATGATGATTTTGTTGTTTGGAAGAAACAAAATGTGATTATTAGTCTTTCGAAAAATTATCATCAAACGAAATTTACGAATGCTTTTTTTGAGCGGAAACTAGGTATTCCCTCAACAGCTCGTAATAAAAATACGGTTAATAAAATATTAGCTAAATTCTCATAAGAAATCCTTATGTACACTAATGATTTTAATAAATTATCCTTATATATAACTTTCTATTAAAATGAAAGTATAGGGAGGGGATAATGATGTCATTTGTATTTCAATCAATCGATCACGTTCAATTAGCTGCTCCAAAAGGTTCCGAATCACGCGCTAGAACATTTTACGGGGAGATTTTAGGATTTACAGAAGTAGAAAAACCAGAGCTCCTAAAGAAAAGAGGTGGCGTTTGGTTTGCATTTGGCTCCTATCAAATCCATATAGGAATTGAGGAACCATTTGCACCAGCTAAAAAAGCTCATCCTGCTTTTCAAATAAAAAATTTAGATGCTTTAAAGGCACATTTATCTAAAAGTGATGTGAGCTTTGTAGTCGATATCGATTTGCCGGGAGCCGATCGAATATATGTACATGACCCATTTGGCAATCGTATCGAAATATTAGAGTGGGTTTCTTGATTTAGCCTGCTTAAAGACCGTATTTCATTTTATTGAATTACGGTCTTTTGTTGTTCACTTATCCATGGACCTATACTTGAACATAATATGTTTCGCCAAGAACAGTTCCCGATTTAACTGCATTTTGCGGGAATGATTGTTGAACAAACCTGCACAAAGATATTTAACAATGCACTCTGCACGTTTAGCAAGCTTCAGTATTACAGATATTCGTGGGAAAATCTTTGAAATTATTGAAGCCCTTTCTACTATTAACAACGGTCCTATTCAAAAATAACAAAAACGCATGAATGGTTTACGACCATACATGCGTTTTCCTTTTTACAGATCATCAAATCCATTATCAATAGCATTTACTTTTACATATTGGCGAGATTTTTGCTCAAAGAAATCTGTTTTTGTGCCATCAATATTGTCTGCGTATGCACGTATCCATTTCATCGGATTGTCCACATACTCAGGATAGATTTCATTAAGCCCAATAAGACGTAGCATTTTGTTTGCACGGTATTTAATATACCCATGCATTTCCGCTAATTCGATTCCTTCAATATCGGCTAATACATACTCCGACCATTCTATTTCTAGTTTCACGGATTCTTTAAATTGCTCGTATACCCATTCGATTAGTTCTTCGTTATTCAGTTCTGGGTTTTCTGAAAGAGTCGCTCTAAATAGTTCTGATATAAACCGGCCATGCTCTAGCTCGTCTCGGTTAATATAGCTAATCATTGTAGAAGTCCCAACCATCTTGTTATAGCGAGCAAGATTATAGAAGTATGCAAAGCCTGAATAGAAAAATAAGCCTTCTAGCAAGGTTGTATACGTTAAAGTTTTCACTATATTTTCTGTCGTAGGGTTTTCAACGAAGTCATTATAATACTTGGCGATATTTTGATTGCGCTTGAGCAGAATTTCGTCTGTTCTTCCAAATTCGAATGCCTTATTTTGCTGGTCAAGTGATACAACTGAAGATAGTACATATGAATAGCTTTCATTATGTACCGCTTCCTGCTGCGCTATGACCGCCATAATCGATTGTACAGACGGATCGGTTGCATATAGCGATAGAAGCAGAGCAGTACGTGTTTGAGGTGCATCTAATGTTGCAAGTAAGCCTATAATTTTTAAATAGGCATCCTGCTCCGACTGACTAAGGCTTGCAAACTGCTTAATGTCATTGGACATATTGATCTCATCTGCCTGCCAGTAGTTGCCTAGCAAGCGTTTGTACATCTTATGCCAATGTGGATACGCAATATCGTTCCAGTTTAATATCCCACTTGACTGACCGTTGAAAATTCCTGTCGATTTATTTGGATTTCTAGGTTCTAATGTTTTTGCCTTCTGCATGTTCCAAAACTCCTTTTAACCATTTAGTTACCAGCTGCTCCTGGCTACCTCTCGGTGATTGCTCAATTTTCAAACCCGGATAATTACTTTCATAGAAACGAGCCAATTTGTTTACAGCGTTACAAAACAAGTTATCTCCGCCAAACTGTGTGTCTCCAGTCCCAAAGACATAGACATTTTTAGGCTTGTCTCCAACTTCTTTCGCAAAATCCTTCATTTCCTCTGGAGTACTTCCCTTATCCCAAGTAAAAGTTCCAAGAAAAATAAGGTCATATTCAAACAAATTCGGTACCGCACCATAGCCAATGCTGTACATATCTATATCGAAGTTGCTGTCTTCCAATTCCTCCTTCAATAGATCCGCTACTTCCTCTGTATTTCCGCTATAACTTAAGTAACAAATAATTGTTTTCATTAGCTTGAACAAGAATCGCAATCTACTAGTTCAACTGAAGTGGAACGCACATAGTAAGTTGTTTTCAGTCCACTATTCCAGGCATCTAGGTGTAAATCTAATAATTCTTTTGCTTTGATCGTATTTTGCACATATAGATTTAGCGAAACACCTTGGTCGATATGACGCCCGCGTGCAGCATTTTGTTTAAGTGTCCAATGCTGATCAATGAAATAAGCAGATTTGTAGTACCATGTAGTTTCGGAATTTAAATCCGGTACTGTGACTGGAATTTTATAATCCTTCTTCTCTTCGGAGTACGACTTTTGGAAAATAGGATCAATACTTGCAGTACTTCCAGCTATAATGGATGTCGAAGAATTCGGAGCAACTGCCATTAAATAACCATTCCGTATTCCACTTTTGCTTACCTGCTCTCGTAGTTCATTCCACGATTCGTTGTCGTACCCACGATTGTCAAAATAGACCCCTGTTTGCCAGTCTGACCCTTCGAATAATGGATATGCTCCTTTTTCCATTGCAATCTCTGCAGAAGCTTTAATCGTTAAGTAAGCAATTTTTTCGTATAATGTATCCGCAAGCTCTACTGCTTCATCTGATTCCCAGCGAATATTCTTTAATGCAAGTAAATGATGCCATCCAAATGTTCCTAGACCGATCCCTCTGTATCTAGAATTTGTGCGCTCAGCTTGAGGAACTGGAATCATATTTAGGTCAATCACGTTATCGAGCATTCGAACTTGAATTTTTATAAGCTTTTCTAATACATCTGCCGGAACTGCTCGACCTAGATTAATAGAGGACAAATTACATACGACAAAGTCCCCTGGCTTACGACGAGTGACAATGATATCGTCCTCCATTTGAATCGACTCGAATGTTGTTGCACTTTGGTTTTGGAAAATTTCCGTACAAAGATTACTACTATAAATCATCCCAGCATGTTTGTTAGGGTTGCTACGATTGACCTCATCACGATAAAACATAAATGGCACGCCTGTCTCTAGCTGAGAGCGCATAATTCGCTTCATCAAGTCAATAGCGGGAACTGTTTCTCGAGACAAACGATGATCGCTGACGCATTCCTCATATTTTTGGCGGAATGATCCATCACCACGTTTTTCATCATAAAATTCTTCTAACGAATAGCCTTTTAGTTGGCGAACTTCATGCGGGTCAAATAAATGCCATTCCTCTCTAGCATCTACTTTCTCCATAAATAAATCTGGCAAGCACACGCCAGTAAAAATATCGTGCGCACGAAGGCGATCATCCCCATTGTTTAAACGTAGATCTAAAAATGTGAAGATATCTTTATGCCACACATCTAAGTAAACAGCTACCGCTCCTTGGCGCTGCCCAAGCTGATCCACACTTACTGCAGTATTATTAAGCTGTTTAATCCAAGGAAGTACACCGCTAGATGCGCCTACAAAACCTCTAATAGAAGACCCACGACTACGCACTTTACCCATATAAACACCGATACCACCACCAAATTTCGACAGAGTTGCTACGTCGGTATTGCTATCGTAGATTCCTTGAAGACTATCGTCAACCGTATCGATAAAACAACTAGAAAGCTGTCCATGAGGCTTACCTGCATTAGAAAGTGTTGGTGTTGCTACTGTCATATATAGGTTGCTCATTGCCCAATATGCTTCTTTTATTTTTTCTAAACGATTTTCCTGCTCGTCTTTCATAAGTGTCATCGCAATAATAAGCCAGCGCTCCTGAGGTAGTTCGACTATTGTTTTATCAAAGTCTTTAGCTACATATCGATCCAGCAGTGTCTTCAGCCCAATATATGTAAATAAATAATCTCTCTCCTGTACTAGAATTTCAGATAGCTGCTCTAGTTCCTGTAAGGAATACGATTCTTTAAGACGTTTGTCGTAAATGCCTTTTTCACTTAATAGTTGAACATTGCTAGCAAACTTTGTATACACTGCATCCGCGGTTGTGCTTCTTCTCTCAGCTACTTGTTCATAAACCTCTGCTAAATGCACTCTTGCAGCTACAAAGGTCCAGTAAGTTTCTTGTTCATCTAGAAAACTTAATGCTTCCAGGGACATTGACTTCGACCAAGCAGCTATTGTACCTTCCGGGTGCTTTTGCATCCACCTTTCATGTGTTTTTATAAGAGGAGCAATTTTTTCCTCCCCAAATTCTCTGATTAGATTATGTAGTACTTCTTGTTTAGTTGTGTTTGAGATGATTGTCATTTGAATTCCTCCTATTTGTTGATCAAGTATAGTTATGTTGTACTTTTGGTTATTTATGTGGTGCTTGCCCTCGGTTATGTGGTACTTACCACTCTTTATGTGGTAAACACCTTTAAACTTCAGCACAAAAAAAGCGATGTCACAGCCATCTTCGGCTGAGACATCGCTCAAAATTAAAAGTGTAGGATACAACAAGACATATCAAGCATTCGAGATAGTGGCCTTCGCTCCCACCTCTCAACCCCCGAAGAAAGTGTTGCTTACCGATGAAAAGGCAGGTCTACTGGCTCGTGTTTCACTCTCCTGTTGGCCTTCCCACGATTGCTCGCAGTGGCTATTTCAACAGTCGTCCACACTTACAGTTGCGGGGACAGCTTCGGCATTTTACCGAATTCCCTTTTAAACCATAAAGGTACCTTCTCATCGTTAACATACTATATATTGTGTTTAGTTCATTTATATAATCTAACATATTGTGTTTATAGGAGCAATAGATAATATATTATTAAACAAGAAATCTATAAAAAGTCCCATATGTATAAAAAATTCTTCACTCTTTCCAAATGACTAAAATAATATTATCTAACCTTTTTGTTCAACTAAAAGTTGCTTTAGTTGAACAAGAAAAAAGTATTTATTCCTTCTTCCAACAACACTAACGCCTAAACACAAAAACGCCCAAAACCTTTATAAATTAGGGTTGGGCGTGTATACTACTTGCATACTTTTGTTAACGTAATTTTAATTAAAATATGTTACTTATTCAATGGCATATAGATTGGTTCAATAGTGTATGGTTCTTTAACCAGTTCAAGTAAAGTATCATTTTCTTTCTTTTTATATATATTAATAATTGGTGTAATGGTTAGAGATGTAGCTTTCTCATGGAAATTTGTAGTAGTTAATCTAGGATAACTATGACGAGTTTTAGGGAAATCTGTACTATGGCCAATATCTCTATAGTGAATAGTGTTGTATTTATTTCCTAAGTTATCAAATACAGTGTATTCAATTTGTACAACGCGTAGTTCTTCATCTTCCTCAGCTATTAAACGTATATCTACCCCTTCAGATAAGTAAAGTGTTGTAGATATAGGGGTTTCCGTCATTTTTGTAACTAAGATCTCAATACTGTCCTCTTCAGTTATTATACTGCCACCTGTGAATTTTTGTGTTTCACTTTCAAGTGCATTTAATGAAAATTGAAACGACCAATCACCTTGGAAGGTATTGTTAACATTATTTAAATCTATTATTGTGCCACCTTGCCAAGTAATATGAATCTTATCAGGTTTTGGTCCTTTAATTAACTCATAAATATATACTACTGCATATTCTTTTTCGCTTATTTTTTCTATTATATAATTTTCAGCGTATCCACTATACTCATACTCGTTTTCAAATTCATCTGCAACTAAATTTCCATCTAAAATTGGTCTAGCTCCTAAATCATGTTCACTTTTTATAGTATAAGCTATTGTAATATTTTCCCCATCGTATACAGCATCTGTTACCGTTACATCTATCCCATTACTTTCTTCGGATATCCCAATTTCTGTTGAATAAGTATTATGTTTTTCAAACACATACTCCTCATCATTATTAAATAGTTCAAATATATCTCCCATAATTGGAAGTTTTGCTGCAATGGTAGGAAATGCAAAACTAAAAGTAATACTTGAAGCAACTAAAAGAGCAGCTGCTACAGAAAAATTTCTTGAAATATATCTTTTCTTTTTATTTTTTATTAAATTCTTTTTAACCCTTTCTTTTTCGAGATCACTTACTTCCATCGGTTCGAGTTCCATCTCAATATTCAGGTGATTAAACTGCTTATATAATTTTTTCAAGTCAATATACCTCCCACACGAATTTGTTGTAATCTTTTTTTCCCACGATATATTCGATTATCAACAGAAGCCTTCGTTAAACCGAGGTGTTGAGAAATTTCTTCGTTGTTCATATTTAAAAAGAATTTCATAGTAAAAATATCACGGTCTAGTGGTTCTAATTGCGTCATCATTTTTAATAAATCTTCTGTTGCTGACCTTATCAAAAATTCCTCTTCTGCTGAATTCACAGCATTATTGTTTTCATTAATCTCAGTTACTATGTCAGTTTTTGACAGTTTCCTTAGTTTATCAATAGCTTTAAACTTAGCTATGGTACAAATCCATCGTCTGAAGTCTTCCTTATTACCTTCAAATTGTCTGGAATTATCAAAGACACCTAAAAATGTATCATTAATACATTCTTCTACTGACTGAGGATCGTTGGAGGATTGGAGGGAATTGTAGATAGTTGCTTTTACAATTCCGATGTATTCCTCAATTACATATTCAAGTGCTTCTTCTCTCTTTTTTTTAAGATGTTTTATAAAATTTTCACTTGTAATTCTCATACAACCACTCCTACTTAAATTGTAAAGGCCTTTACACTTAATACATCGTTTTAAATTGGATAAATTCTCACATTTGTCAAAATAATTATGAAATAAGAACAAAGCTGTTGAAAAAATATTGTTATTTTTATGTAGTTTATTTAATTTTTTATTTAGAATGAGATGATTCTAGTAATCAGCATTTCTAAAACTAGATTTAATCTAGTTCTTTTTAAAGTACATTGTTGTGTTAGCTTAAGCGTGTAACATTCACAATTGATTGTAAAAACATTCCTGTTATTCTAAAAAAAAAACCATCGAAATGATGGCCTAATAATATAACTAACCCGTTGTCTGAAAAAGTTGAATACTTTTCCAAAGTTCACCCTGCTTACGCTAGTTTAAGTGAACACTTTCACACCCTTTACTTTTAGCAAATCCTTTCTGTTAAAGGGCACTCACGCTTTTTCTAATTTCTCCCTACACTTCATATAAAATTTTATTACTTTAAAAAAAGCACTGCCAGCGGCAATGCTTTTTTCTATATTTATCGCTCCTCGGACACGGAGCACTTTATCAAATTCATTATTTAAAGAAATACAATAACTGCTAGAATCACCGCTAAAATAATGCGATAAATTGCAAATGGCATTAATTTAACGCGCGAGATTAATTTCAGGAAGAACTTAATAGAAATAAGGGCGAATACAAACGCACTAATAAATCCGACAACATAAAAACTTAAGTGGTTCATATCAATGTCTTCCCAGTTTTTAAGAACAGATATTAGACTTGCTCCAGCCATTATCGGCACAGCCATTATAAATGTAAAATCTGCTGCTGTTTTATGGCTCATTCCAAATAATACCCCGCCAGAAATGGTTGCTCCTGAACGAGAGAAGCCAGGCCATAAAGAAAGACATTGCACTAACCCTACCTTAAAAGCCTTTGAATATGTAATTTGGTCCAAGCTTACGATAGAAGGGTTTTTAGGTCCAAACTTATCTGCAACAATCATTAAAATAGAGCCCGCTACAAGACTAAATATTACTGTTTCTACTCCAAATAAATTTTTATCTATAAAGTCTTCTAATAAAACTCCTAATACTCCTGCTGGAATAATACCAACAATAACGTGCAGTAAATTGAACTGCTTACTCGACTCTTCTGTATCTATTTTGTATAACCCGACTAAACTAAATAATCGTTTCCACATAACCACTACTACAGCTAAAATTGATCCTAATTGGACTACAATTTTAAACGTATTAGCAGAATACTTCCCTAAAAACTCCTCCGTTTTCAACCACATATCATCGACAATAATCATATGTCCCGTGGATGACACCGGTGCAAACTCTGTCATCCCTTCAACAAATCCAAGTATAAGTGCTTTTAATAACTCTAAAATCTCCATATAATCTCCTTAGTCACGTTTTTTAAAATACCAAAAAAGAAATGCAATACCACAAATAGCTATAAGTGCGTAAACAATGTTGGAGTATATATCCATATAGCCAACAATTTGATCCCAATTATCCCCTACTGCTGCCCCTACCGAAACTAATACCGTATTCCATATTAATGTTCCAAGCGTGGTAAATAGAAGAAATAACCCAAAATTCATATTCGACATCCCGGCAGGAATCGAAATAAGACTTCTTACAAGTGGTATTAATCTTCCGAAAAATACTGCCCAGACTCCATATTTATCGAACCATGCGTCTGCTTTGTGAATATCCTTAATCGTTAATCGTAAGAACTTGCCGTACTTCCCTATAATTTTCTCCAAACGCTCTACGTCTAACAGTAAACCGATACCATATAAAATAGCAGCCCCAATCACAGAACCTGCTGTAGATGCTATGATAATTCCGAACTTCGTCATACTCGTAATCGTCGTCATATATCCTCCAAGTGTTAAAATCACTTCAGAAGGAATCGGCGGGAAAACATTCTCTGCCAAAATTAATAAAAATACTCCTAGATAACCAAACTGATTCATCCAGTCTGTAATCCATGCTTCCATTATACTTCCCCATCCTCTAACTTAATGTTTACTGACCATAGCTCCGATTGACTACCTAATCGTATAGGAGGTCCCCAAAAACCAAATCCAGAAGATACAATTGCATGCAAACTTCCTTTTTGTCTATACCCATAATCTAATTCAAAAATCTTTCTTGTAAATAAATGATTTGGCCACATTTGTCCAAGATGCGTATGCCCAGACACATGAAAATCTACCTCTTCCTTCTCCGGAATCAATAAATTTGATGGTGTATGATCCATCACAAACCATGGTAAAGCTCTTTCTTCTGGAGCTAACTCGGATAATTGCTTTCTGTTTTTATTCGTCAAGTCTTCACGACCTGTCAAATAGAACGAATCCGCCACTAAAATAGTTTCATCTAATAACATGCGGACATTCGA carries:
- a CDS encoding ECF transporter S component codes for the protein MKSWKLKEIVLMSLFAVVFGIVYLLFLHVGNIWAGFIGPIAYEWIFGIWFIVSIICMYIIRKPGAAVVSETIAAAIEVLLGNAVGPRLILSGVIQGLGAEAVFAATRYKRFDLWVLILAGVGSSVFSFAYGYLLGGFTVYSTSYVALMLGIRILSGALLAGVGGKAVADGLLATGSLRGYAISRSKKGEVRA
- a CDS encoding ABC transporter ATP-binding protein, with translation MHEVIQFDKVSFRYPDEEKWILNDFSFTVQKGSRVVLTGPSGCGKTTLLYLCNRLYPDNCDGILTGKIKLFGKDSSMFIPGEINRRIATVFQDPDAQFCMQTVEEELAFTLENLHTKREEMEKRISDVLTLTELTEFRHATIQKLSGGQKQRIATACALIMDPEILLLDEPISHLDPYTAKKYVEWLDDLQQKRKMTIVAIEHRLDLWGGFFERSISLHKGEVAPKLEKRTSSIRANASLVVSKVQAEPILQETTFTLNHGEITVLAGPNGSGKSTLLKSLCQLVPSSGSVEPKYLGYVPQSPEFLFLTKNVRDEVGYGGGNNVDEMLTRLQLLPITDSHPFAVSHGQKRRVAIAAMLCDGRDIILMDEPTSGQDAAALTELLQLIDERARAGTTFLIVTHDMEFAHCLADSILLINNGRLTGKFVAETLWQNEQLLLDHHLLPPKGLMCREECFS
- a CDS encoding energy-coupling factor transporter transmembrane component T family protein, with protein sequence MKFLVITICMFTMAFFFDPWTPLVFLVGVLLLQVFFSQIDWKKWLLFMLPFFVTAFGYFWTTLIFAKEKSGPIIWSIGSVGVTEIQLDHALSLTFRVLAFSSLSLLFALTTNPVTFILSLMQQLKLSPKIAYGILVGFQFLPVLKDEFIQIQQAQRLRGIVQKKNALQRILASRLVLIPLLAGAVRKAERSAFAMEARGFTGEPRNSFFHVISVSKVDALIVVLFLFVLVLSCTNSYWLS
- a CDS encoding DUF1697 domain-containing protein gives rise to the protein MSSVVLLRGINLGAKNKVDMKSLKSLFEEMGYRNVQTYIQTGNVLVEQSSIDAPAIEAALRESYGFEIPVAVRSKEELEEIRQHSIFSKEQVYVMFLAQEISKEQQEMLTSLIDDDFVVWKKQNVIISLSKNYHQTKFTNAFFERKLGIPSTARNKNTVNKILAKFS
- a CDS encoding VOC family protein is translated as MSFVFQSIDHVQLAAPKGSESRARTFYGEILGFTEVEKPELLKKRGGVWFAFGSYQIHIGIEEPFAPAKKAHPAFQIKNLDALKAHLSKSDVSFVVDIDLPGADRIYVHDPFGNRIEILEWVS
- a CDS encoding YdhR family protein, which produces MNKPAQRYLTMHSARLASFSITDIRGKIFEIIEALSTINNGPIQK
- a CDS encoding ribonucleotide-diphosphate reductase subunit beta, translating into MQKAKTLEPRNPNKSTGIFNGQSSGILNWNDIAYPHWHKMYKRLLGNYWQADEINMSNDIKQFASLSQSEQDAYLKIIGLLATLDAPQTRTALLLSLYATDPSVQSIMAVIAQQEAVHNESYSYVLSSVVSLDQQNKAFEFGRTDEILLKRNQNIAKYYNDFVENPTTENIVKTLTYTTLLEGLFFYSGFAYFYNLARYNKMVGTSTMISYINRDELEHGRFISELFRATLSENPELNNEELIEWVYEQFKESVKLEIEWSEYVLADIEGIELAEMHGYIKYRANKMLRLIGLNEIYPEYVDNPMKWIRAYADNIDGTKTDFFEQKSRQYVKVNAIDNGFDDL
- a CDS encoding flavodoxin: MKTIICYLSYSGNTEEVADLLKEELEDSNFDIDMYSIGYGAVPNLFEYDLIFLGTFTWDKGSTPEEMKDFAKEVGDKPKNVYVFGTGDTQFGGDNLFCNAVNKLARFYESNYPGLKIEQSPRGSQEQLVTKWLKGVLEHAEGKNIRT
- a CDS encoding ribonucleoside-diphosphate reductase subunit alpha → MTIISNTTKQEVLHNLIREFGEEKIAPLIKTHERWMQKHPEGTIAAWSKSMSLEALSFLDEQETYWTFVAARVHLAEVYEQVAERRSTTADAVYTKFASNVQLLSEKGIYDKRLKESYSLQELEQLSEILVQERDYLFTYIGLKTLLDRYVAKDFDKTIVELPQERWLIIAMTLMKDEQENRLEKIKEAYWAMSNLYMTVATPTLSNAGKPHGQLSSCFIDTVDDSLQGIYDSNTDVATLSKFGGGIGVYMGKVRSRGSSIRGFVGASSGVLPWIKQLNNTAVSVDQLGQRQGAVAVYLDVWHKDIFTFLDLRLNNGDDRLRAHDIFTGVCLPDLFMEKVDAREEWHLFDPHEVRQLKGYSLEEFYDEKRGDGSFRQKYEECVSDHRLSRETVPAIDLMKRIMRSQLETGVPFMFYRDEVNRSNPNKHAGMIYSSNLCTEIFQNQSATTFESIQMEDDIIVTRRKPGDFVVCNLSSINLGRAVPADVLEKLIKIQVRMLDNVIDLNMIPVPQAERTNSRYRGIGLGTFGWHHLLALKNIRWESDEAVELADTLYEKIAYLTIKASAEIAMEKGAYPLFEGSDWQTGVYFDNRGYDNESWNELREQVSKSGIRNGYLMAVAPNSSTSIIAGSTASIDPIFQKSYSEEKKDYKIPVTVPDLNSETTWYYKSAYFIDQHWTLKQNAARGRHIDQGVSLNLYVQNTIKAKELLDLHLDAWNSGLKTTYYVRSTSVELVDCDSCSS